A window of the Nyctibius grandis isolate bNycGra1 chromosome 9, bNycGra1.pri, whole genome shotgun sequence genome harbors these coding sequences:
- the ATP5MC3 gene encoding ATP synthase F(0) complex subunit C3, mitochondrial has translation MFACAKLATSPSLIRAGSRVLYRPISASVLSRPEVKNGEGNSTLNGAQNTVSRLALREFQTSAVSRDIDTAAKFIGAGAATVGVAGSGAGIGTVFGSLIIGYARNPSLKQQLFSYAILGFALSEAMGLFCLMVAFLILFAM, from the exons ATGTTCGCCTGCGCCAAGCTCGCCACCTCGCCCTCCCTG ATCCGTGCTGGATCAAGAGTCTTGTACAGACCAATTTCGGCATCTGTGTTGTCTAGGCCAGAGGTCAAGAATGGAGAG ggCAACTCAACACTTAATGGGGCCCAAAATACCGTCTCCCGACTAGCACTTAGAGAATTCCAGACTAGTGCTGTCAGCAGGGACATTGACACTGCTGCCAAATTTATtggtgctggtgctgccacAGTAGGTGTGGCTGGTTCTGGTGCTGGTATTGGAACAGTCTTCGGTAGTCTAATCATTGGTTATGCCAG aAATCcttctctgaagcagcagctgttctCATATGCTATCCTGGGATTCGCCCTGTCTGAAGCTATGGGTCTCTTCTGTCTGATGGTTGCTTTCTTGATCCTATTTGCCATGTGA